From Zavarzinella sp., one genomic window encodes:
- the larB gene encoding nickel pincer cofactor biosynthesis protein LarB: MNQELIELLQQVKSGQVPVDLAATRLMGGMVSDLGFAQVDLDRQRRCGFPEVIYCEGKDPTWIVQVVERLHAAQQSCLGTRLSSEQATHVLDRFPTANYDSLGRTFWLPVGPEADPVGRVLVLTAGTVDLPVAHETIQTIKAMGVGVELIADVGVAGLHRLLRHLDHLRTADVVIVVAGMDGALPSVVGGLVDVPVIAVPTSVGYGTAFHGVAALLTMLNACSAGVVTVNIDAGFKAGYTAALIAKRIYIGKEG, translated from the coding sequence ATGAATCAAGAACTTATCGAACTATTACAGCAAGTAAAATCTGGTCAGGTACCTGTGGATCTGGCGGCCACACGACTGATGGGAGGGATGGTCAGCGATCTGGGCTTTGCCCAGGTTGATCTTGATCGACAACGCCGTTGTGGCTTTCCCGAAGTAATTTATTGTGAAGGTAAAGACCCCACCTGGATTGTGCAGGTAGTGGAACGATTGCATGCCGCCCAGCAGTCCTGTCTGGGGACGCGGTTATCGTCAGAACAGGCCACCCATGTTCTGGATCGGTTTCCCACCGCAAACTACGATTCTTTGGGACGCACCTTCTGGCTGCCAGTGGGTCCCGAAGCCGATCCAGTCGGAAGGGTATTGGTGCTGACTGCTGGCACTGTCGATCTGCCAGTTGCGCACGAAACAATACAGACAATCAAAGCAATGGGGGTGGGGGTAGAGTTGATTGCTGATGTTGGGGTAGCAGGGTTGCACCGCTTGCTGAGGCACCTGGATCACCTACGTACTGCGGATGTCGTGATTGTGGTGGCGGGCATGGATGGAGCCTTGCCAAGCGTTGTTGGTGGGTTGGTCGATGTGCCTGTGATTGCTGTCCCCACCAGTGTTGGGTACGGGACCGCCTTTCATGGGGTGGCTGCATTGTTAACCATGTTGAATGCCTGTTCAGCAGGTGTCGTCACGGTCAATATCGATGCTGGATTCAAAGCGGGCTATACTGCGGCGTTAATTGCAAAACGCATTTACATTGGGAAAGAAGGCTGA
- a CDS encoding sulfatase, translating to MRTFSLVLFFSLALIAEAKQPNVVLIFADDLGYGDLGCYGNSKIRTPNIDQLAKDGSTFRHFYVAQPVCTASRAALMTGCYANRVGLAGALNHTSLVGINPTELTMGELFKANGYATGIYGKWHLGLQEQFHPAANGFDDYLGIPYSNDNGPLHPTVPGMPALPLFDGKKIVEKDPDQALFTRRLTERAVNFIKTNREKPFFLYMPHIMPHVPIFASDRFRGKSQFGLYGDVIEELDWSVGEICKSLKEMNLERDTLVIFTSDNGPFLSYGEHAGSSGALREGKLTTFEGGVRTPCIMRWPGTIPPGATTDELLTSFDLLPTFAAMLNAKLADSKIDGVNQLEFLKNAGKGKSSRTEFWYYAGEELHAVRSGPWKLHLPHEYLTVAAAPGKGGKPSNFENMKPLTIKESGLRGIASRHGYAVRQQPFALYHLLDDPGETKNQFKNRPEVVDELMKIVENARTDLGDRLTKRTGKNVRTVGKVPEP from the coding sequence GTGCGTACCTTCAGTTTAGTCCTGTTTTTTTCGCTGGCACTCATTGCTGAAGCAAAACAGCCCAATGTGGTGTTGATATTTGCCGATGACCTTGGTTACGGCGACTTAGGTTGCTACGGAAACAGCAAAATCCGCACGCCGAACATTGACCAACTTGCCAAAGACGGCAGTACATTTCGCCATTTTTATGTGGCCCAGCCTGTTTGTACAGCATCGCGTGCAGCCCTGATGACAGGGTGTTACGCCAATCGGGTGGGGCTAGCAGGAGCACTAAACCACACTAGTTTAGTAGGGATTAATCCCACTGAACTGACGATGGGAGAGCTATTCAAAGCAAATGGTTATGCCACCGGGATTTACGGCAAATGGCATCTTGGCTTGCAGGAACAATTTCACCCCGCCGCAAATGGATTTGATGATTATCTGGGCATTCCTTATTCCAACGATAATGGCCCACTGCACCCCACGGTGCCTGGTATGCCTGCTTTGCCCTTATTTGACGGCAAGAAAATCGTGGAAAAAGATCCTGATCAGGCGTTGTTCACCAGAAGACTGACAGAACGTGCGGTGAATTTCATTAAAACCAACCGCGAGAAGCCATTTTTTCTTTACATGCCCCACATTATGCCGCACGTGCCAATCTTTGCCTCGGACCGGTTCCGTGGGAAATCACAATTTGGTCTGTATGGCGATGTGATTGAGGAGCTGGATTGGTCAGTCGGTGAAATCTGTAAGTCATTAAAAGAAATGAACTTAGAACGCGATACACTCGTGATTTTCACATCAGATAATGGACCATTTTTGTCCTACGGTGAACACGCAGGCTCCTCAGGTGCGTTGCGGGAAGGAAAATTGACTACCTTTGAAGGTGGTGTGCGAACTCCGTGCATCATGCGCTGGCCAGGCACAATCCCACCCGGTGCAACAACAGATGAACTACTGACCTCATTCGATTTGTTGCCCACTTTTGCTGCAATGCTGAATGCAAAACTAGCTGATTCGAAGATCGATGGGGTTAATCAACTCGAATTCTTGAAGAATGCAGGCAAAGGCAAGTCTTCCCGCACTGAATTCTGGTACTACGCTGGCGAGGAGTTACACGCTGTGCGGTCTGGTCCCTGGAAGCTGCACTTGCCCCACGAATACCTGACCGTTGCTGCCGCACCCGGAAAAGGTGGGAAACCTTCGAATTTCGAGAATATGAAACCGCTGACGATTAAAGAATCGGGGCTTCGTGGGATCGCCAGCAGACACGGCTACGCAGTTCGTCAGCAACCTTTTGCGTTGTATCATTTGCTAGACGATCCGGGAGAAACGAAGAACCAGTTCAAAAATCGGCCAGAAGTGGTCGATGAACTGATGAAAATTGTGGAAAATGCCCGCACCGATCTGGGAGATCGATTGACTAAAAGAACTGGCAAAAATGTCCGTACCGTGGGTAAAGTACCAGAACCTTAG
- a CDS encoding DUF1559 domain-containing protein: MMAKVILVIVVLVLLFLLGGLIFPYLFHSQQNSQRENCKNHYRILGTIGLQSPSIPNGPMPATVVDYLPAGTFDRTQVPVADRCSWYVWTLNVVDQGPSNPELKIGHRSPKGLAEILPMFAADAAWNEGDNSRISHYFLKIARCPAVYSPVGENTPQLANYVANGGIGNGTPAEPLVKQSANAGAFRYDGNTPFSLIVDGLSNTIALLETNSEIPPWLKGGSATLRTLEKNENEPLGEGKSFGGCHEGGIMVCFADGSARFIGGTIDPQVFRTHLTISDEMTPVE; the protein is encoded by the coding sequence ATGATGGCAAAAGTGATTCTGGTTATCGTGGTGCTCGTTCTCCTGTTTCTGTTGGGTGGGCTGATTTTTCCGTACCTGTTTCATTCTCAACAGAACAGCCAACGGGAAAACTGCAAAAATCACTACCGTATACTGGGCACCATCGGTTTACAAAGTCCGTCGATTCCTAACGGCCCAATGCCTGCAACGGTTGTGGATTACCTACCAGCGGGAACGTTTGATCGCACGCAGGTACCCGTAGCAGATCGGTGCAGTTGGTATGTCTGGACCTTGAATGTCGTCGATCAGGGACCGAGTAATCCTGAATTAAAGATTGGTCACCGTTCTCCAAAAGGATTGGCGGAAATCCTGCCGATGTTTGCAGCCGATGCAGCATGGAATGAAGGAGACAATTCCCGAATATCGCACTATTTTCTGAAAATTGCCCGCTGTCCGGCGGTATACTCTCCAGTGGGTGAAAACACCCCCCAACTGGCTAACTATGTTGCCAATGGTGGGATTGGCAACGGAACGCCTGCTGAACCACTTGTAAAGCAATCTGCAAATGCGGGGGCCTTTCGGTATGACGGCAACACACCATTTTCACTGATTGTGGATGGGTTGAGCAACACCATCGCTTTATTGGAAACTAATTCTGAAATCCCTCCCTGGCTGAAAGGTGGATCCGCAACATTGAGAACATTAGAAAAAAATGAAAATGAACCGCTTGGTGAAGGAAAATCATTCGGCGGTTGTCATGAAGGTGGCATCATGGTCTGTTTCGCAGATGGCTCAGCCCGTTTCATAGGTGGCACCATCGATCCGCAGGTATTTCGAACTCACCTGACTATCAGTGATGAAATGACACCAGTTGAGTGA
- a CDS encoding DUF1559 domain-containing protein — MKLLSLRRGAFTLIELLVVIAIIAILIGLLLPAVQKVREAANRSKCSNNLKQLGVAIHSHHDTVGYIPPRESNNEGNGSCAGPNYVTGNCGRISGLVGLLPYIEQDNVHRLLYSVTNITVGGTPVTIPQGGIAPWRGEHPTYSSSIKTFLCPSDPTGDSTSGVRRGNYVFNSGDQVNTFRSTNGPRGPHGYQTKYKFANITDGTSNTISMAERLIATGQNDITATGRNAGNMTTPAACLALYDTVNRRYTSEFSGWAGRRWADGGGGFSGFTTNIRINGPSCAWNNHDAQPGFYSASSRHTGGVNAVMMDGSVRFIRDSIDVGNPGASASGITGFSPFGVLGALGSMDGGETVTDN, encoded by the coding sequence ATGAAACTCCTCTCTCTCCGTCGGGGTGCATTCACCCTGATTGAATTATTGGTGGTAATTGCAATTATCGCCATCCTGATCGGGCTACTGCTTCCAGCAGTGCAAAAAGTCCGTGAAGCTGCCAATCGGTCGAAATGTAGTAATAACCTGAAACAATTGGGTGTTGCAATCCATTCCCACCACGATACCGTGGGTTACATCCCGCCCCGGGAAAGCAATAACGAGGGAAATGGATCCTGTGCTGGTCCCAATTATGTCACTGGAAACTGTGGCCGAATTTCTGGTCTTGTTGGATTGCTGCCTTACATCGAACAGGACAACGTCCACCGGCTACTCTATTCGGTCACCAACATTACCGTGGGTGGCACACCTGTAACGATTCCTCAAGGAGGCATCGCACCGTGGCGTGGCGAACACCCCACCTACAGCAGTTCTATTAAGACGTTCCTCTGTCCATCGGACCCAACTGGTGATTCCACATCTGGTGTGCGTCGTGGCAATTATGTCTTTAATAGTGGCGATCAGGTAAATACGTTTCGTTCCACCAACGGTCCCCGTGGTCCCCACGGATATCAGACCAAGTACAAGTTTGCCAATATTACAGACGGCACCAGTAACACGATTTCCATGGCGGAACGGCTCATTGCCACAGGTCAGAACGATATTACAGCAACCGGAAGAAATGCAGGCAATATGACCACTCCAGCAGCCTGTTTGGCTCTGTACGATACGGTGAATCGTCGATATACAAGTGAATTTTCCGGCTGGGCAGGTCGTCGCTGGGCTGATGGTGGGGGTGGTTTCTCTGGATTTACTACCAATATTCGTATTAATGGCCCTTCCTGTGCCTGGAACAACCACGATGCACAGCCGGGATTTTATTCTGCCAGCAGTCGCCATACCGGCGGGGTAAATGCGGTGATGATGGATGGTTCTGTTCGTTTCATTCGTGATTCCATCGACGTGGGCAATCCCGGTGCCAGTGCCAGTGGTATTACTGGTTTCAGTCCTTTTGGTGTGCTGGGTGCCTTAGGCAGCATGGATGGCGGCGAAACTGTTACAGACAATTAA
- a CDS encoding carboxypeptidase-like regulatory domain-containing protein: MRKISRLSVCVAILAFICACDKKAETPPQKDTIPVTGKVEYNNRPVAKATVTFHAEGGSHVSTGITDDQGNFTLKTYGSKNGAPVGKYKVTVVVSNVVESEPGVLAPMPEEGTVRPTIPPVYADLETTTIEVDLQESNAGNLKIVLK; the protein is encoded by the coding sequence ATGAGAAAAATATCCCGATTATCTGTTTGTGTCGCAATTCTCGCGTTTATCTGCGCTTGCGACAAAAAAGCAGAAACCCCACCACAAAAAGATACCATCCCCGTCACTGGAAAGGTGGAATACAACAATCGACCTGTTGCTAAAGCTACGGTGACGTTTCATGCAGAAGGTGGTTCCCACGTTTCTACGGGAATTACTGACGATCAGGGTAATTTTACCCTGAAGACCTATGGCAGCAAAAATGGTGCACCAGTGGGTAAATATAAGGTCACAGTGGTTGTTTCGAATGTTGTAGAAAGCGAACCTGGTGTATTGGCACCGATGCCAGAAGAAGGTACAGTGCGGCCAACCATTCCACCTGTTTATGCTGATCTGGAAACAACAACAATTGAAGTAGACCTGCAGGAGAGCAACGCGGGCAACCTGAAAATCGTGCTGAAGTAA
- the ispD gene encoding 2-C-methyl-D-erythritol 4-phosphate cytidylyltransferase: MAKFAVVLPAAGQSSRFAGKEKKPFTQLDGRAVWIRSVEAFVNRPDVVQIILVISPEDRELFTSRFAANVMFMNIHLVDGGKERFESIANGLAKLDPEVEFVAVHDAVRPCVPAALIDQVFAMAEKTGAALPGLPINETIKEVNQQQLITKTVAREQLWAVQTPQVFRKELLLEAYANRGNISGKITDDAQLVEALGQPVTVVPGSHYNIKITTKADLNLAGWYIKAKEAEDKPKVIRAFDDERFS; this comes from the coding sequence ATGGCTAAGTTTGCCGTGGTATTACCTGCAGCAGGACAATCAAGCCGGTTTGCTGGCAAGGAAAAGAAGCCGTTCACACAATTGGATGGGCGTGCTGTCTGGATTCGTTCTGTTGAGGCATTCGTCAACCGTCCTGATGTCGTCCAGATTATTCTGGTGATTTCACCTGAAGATCGGGAGTTATTCACGTCCCGCTTTGCAGCGAATGTCATGTTTATGAACATTCATTTGGTGGATGGTGGAAAAGAACGGTTCGAATCAATTGCGAACGGGTTGGCAAAACTGGATCCAGAAGTGGAATTTGTAGCGGTTCATGATGCCGTTCGCCCATGTGTTCCTGCAGCTTTGATTGATCAGGTTTTTGCGATGGCAGAAAAAACAGGTGCTGCGTTGCCAGGCTTACCGATCAATGAAACAATCAAAGAAGTAAATCAACAACAGCTGATTACCAAAACGGTTGCACGGGAACAGTTGTGGGCTGTGCAAACTCCCCAGGTGTTTCGTAAAGAATTGTTGCTAGAGGCTTATGCAAATCGTGGGAATATTTCAGGCAAGATTACGGATGATGCCCAATTGGTAGAAGCACTTGGACAGCCGGTCACAGTGGTACCTGGATCACATTACAATATCAAAATAACCACCAAAGCCGATTTGAACCTGGCCGGGTGGTATATCAAAGCAAAAGAAGCTGAAGATAAGCCCAAAGTCATTCGGGCATTCGACGATGAACGCTTTAGTTGA